The genome window CAGCGCGGTGCGCAGCGCCCACGGGGCCTGGTCGCGCAGGGAGAGATCGGGGGAGCGCTCGCACAACCGGTGCGTCACCCGGGTGAGCCGTTCCACCTCCGCGACCAGCTCATGGGTGAGCACCCGGTACGCGGCCCGCCGTACCGTCGACTCCCACTCGCCGCCCCGGTCGGCCTGCGCGGCCGTGAACCGTCGGTACTGCCCCAGCAGTTCACCCGCCCCGGCCGGGTCGGTGAACAGCCCGTCGACGTGCCGCAGCGCGTCGTAGCCGGTGGTCCCGGCGACCGGCCAGGCGGCGGGCAGCGCCTCCCCGTCGGCGAGGATCTTCTCGACGACGGTCCACCGCCCGCCGGTCGCCTCGTGCAGCCGCCGCAGATAGGCGTCGGGATCGGCGAGCCCGTCGGGATGGTCGATCCGCAGCCCGTCGACAACTCCCTCCCGTACCAGCTGAAGGATCTTCGCGTGGGTCGCGTCGAAGACCTCCGGCTCCTCGACCCGCACCCCGATCAGCTCCGAGATGCTGAAGAACCGCCGGTAGTTCAGCTCCGTACGGGCCAGCCGCCACCACACCGGCCGATACCACTGCGCGTCCAGCAGCTGCGGCAACGGCAGCTTCTCGGTGCCCTCCCGGAGCGGGAACACATGGTCGTAGTACCGCAGCTCCCGCCCGTCCACCACGAACTGCTCGATCTCCGCGCCCAGCGGCCCTCCGAGCACCGGCAGCAGCATCCGCCCGCCCTGCGCCTCCCAGTCGACGTCGAACCACCGCGCGTACGCCGACCCCGGCCCCTCCCGCAACACCTCCCACAGCGCCCGGTTGTGCCGGGGAGCCATGGCCATGTGATTGGGCACGATGTCCACGACGAGCCCGAGCCCATGCTCCCGCGCGACCCGGGCCAGCCCCCGCAGCCCCTCCTCACCCCCCAACTCCTCCCGCACCCGCCCGTGATCGACCACGTCATACCCGTGCGCCGACCCCGGCACGGCCTCCAGCACGGGGGAGAGGTGCAGATGCGACACCCCGAGCGAGGCGATGTACGGCACGGCGGCGGAAGCGGCGGCAAAGGGGAAGTCGGGCTGAAGCTGAACCCGATAGGTGGCGGCAGGCACGACAGAGGTCATGCAGACCTAAGTACCCGCCACAGCGAATTTGGAGCACCTGGACACGCGAGGACGCCATGCTTTCAGGGGCGCGGGGAACTGCGCGACCAGCCACACACAACCGGTGGTCGGCAGCGGTGATCAACCCCTACGGCGAACCCCGCACCCTACGCAGGCCTCCGGAACACCACCAGACTCCGGTCCACCAACTCCACCGTCTCCCCGGCCGCCACCTTCACCCCATCCACCGGCACCGCGTCGTCCCGCCCCGTGTCCACCACCATCTGCCACTCGGGCCCATGGTTCACCGGCACCACGAACTCCAGCGGCAGCGCCCCCGCGTTCACCATCAACAAGAACGAGTCATCGCTGATCCGCTCGCCCCGCGCCCCCGGCTCGGAGATCGCGTTCCCGTTCAAGAACACACTCAACGCCCCCGCCTGAGCGGAATCCCAGTCCCGCCGCACCATCTCCGCCCCCTCCGGCGTGAACCAGGCGATGTCCGACAGCTCGTCGTGCGTCCCCTCCACCGGCCGTCCGTGGAAGAACCGCCGCCGCCGGAAGACCGGATGATCCTTCCGCAGCCACACCATCGCCCGAGTGAACTCCAGCAGATCCCCGAAGACCTCGCCGCCGCCCTCCCCGGAGGACTCCTCGGAGGGCCACGGCACCCAGGACACCTCGTTGTCCTGGCAGTACGCGTTGTTGTTGCCGCCCTGGGACCGCGCGAACTCGTCGCCGTGGCTGAGCATCGGCACCCCCTGCGACAGCATCAGCGTCGCGATGAGGTTCCGCATCTGCCGCACCCGCAGCGCCGCCACCCCGGGGTCGTCGGTGTCGCCCTCGGCCCCGCAGTTCCAGGACCGGTTGTGGCTCTCCCCGTCCCGGTTGTCCTCGCCGTTGGCGTCGTTGTGCTTCTCGTTGTACGAGACGAGATCCCGCATCGTGAACCCGTCGTGGCAGGTCACGAAGTTGATGGAGGCCAGCGGGCGCCGCCCGTCGTCCTGGTACAGGTCGGACGAGCCGGTCAGCCGGGACGCGAACTCCGCGAGCGTACGCGGCTCGCCCCGCCACAGGTCCCGGACCGTGTCCCGGTACTTGCCGTTCCACTCGGTCCACAGCGGCGGGAAGTTCCCCACCTGGTAGCCGCCCTCGCCGACGTCCCAGGGCTCGGCGATCAGCTTCACCTGGGAGACCACCGGGTCCTGCTGCACGAGGTCGAAGAACGACGACAGCCGGTCCACCTCGTGGAACTGCCGGGCCAGGGTGGCCGCGAGATCGAAGCGGAACCCGTCGACATGCATCTCGGTCACCCAGTACCGCAGCGAGTCCATGATCAGCTGCAGCACGTGCGGCGACCGCATGAGCAGCGAGTTCCCGGTGCCCGTCGTGTCCATGTAGTAGCGCGGATCGTCCGTGAGCCGGTAGTACGAGGAGTTGTCGAGGCCCTTGAACGACAGGGTCGGACCCAGGTGGTTGCCCTCGGCGGTGTGGTTGTAGACCACGTCGAGGATGACCTCGATCCCCGCCTCGTGCAGCGCCCGGACCGCCGACTTGAACTCCAGCACCTGCTGTCCCCGGTCGCCCCAGGAGGCGTACGCGTTGTGCGGGGCGAAGAAACCGATCGTGTTGTAGCCCCAGTAGTTGCTGAGGTCCATGTCGGCCAGACGATGGTCGTTCACGAACTGGTGTACGGGCATCAGCTCCAGCGCCGTGACGCCCAGCGCGGTCAGATGCTCGATGATCGCGGGATGCGCGAGCGCCGCGTACGTACCGCGCAGCTCCTCGGGCAGCCCGGGGTGCCGCATCGTCAGCCCCTTGACATGGGCCTCGTAGATCACCGTGTGGTGGTACTCGGTGCGGGGCCGCCGGTCGTCGCCCCAGTCGAAGTACGGGTTGACCACGACCGAGGTCATCATGTGCGGTGCCGAGTCGAGGTCGTTGCGCTCCTCGGGCGCCCCGAAGCGGTAGCCGTACACCTCCTCCCCCCACTTCACGGAGCCGCTGATGGCACGCGCGTACGGATCGAGGAGCAGCTTCGCGGAGTTGCAGCGCAGTCCGCGCTCGGGCGCGTACGGGCCGTGCACACGGAAGCCGTACCGCTGTCCCGGC of Streptomyces phaeolivaceus contains these proteins:
- the glgX gene encoding glycogen debranching protein GlgX, producing the protein MQVWPGQAYPLGATYDGAGTNFAVFSEAAHRVELCLLDDDGSETAVELRETDAFVRHAYLPGVMPGQRYGFRVHGPYAPERGLRCNSAKLLLDPYARAISGSVKWGEEVYGYRFGAPEERNDLDSAPHMMTSVVVNPYFDWGDDRRPRTEYHHTVIYEAHVKGLTMRHPGLPEELRGTYAALAHPAIIEHLTALGVTALELMPVHQFVNDHRLADMDLSNYWGYNTIGFFAPHNAYASWGDRGQQVLEFKSAVRALHEAGIEVILDVVYNHTAEGNHLGPTLSFKGLDNSSYYRLTDDPRYYMDTTGTGNSLLMRSPHVLQLIMDSLRYWVTEMHVDGFRFDLAATLARQFHEVDRLSSFFDLVQQDPVVSQVKLIAEPWDVGEGGYQVGNFPPLWTEWNGKYRDTVRDLWRGEPRTLAEFASRLTGSSDLYQDDGRRPLASINFVTCHDGFTMRDLVSYNEKHNDANGEDNRDGESHNRSWNCGAEGDTDDPGVAALRVRQMRNLIATLMLSQGVPMLSHGDEFARSQGGNNNAYCQDNEVSWVPWPSEESSGEGGGEVFGDLLEFTRAMVWLRKDHPVFRRRRFFHGRPVEGTHDELSDIAWFTPEGAEMVRRDWDSAQAGALSVFLNGNAISEPGARGERISDDSFLLMVNAGALPLEFVVPVNHGPEWQMVVDTGRDDAVPVDGVKVAAGETVELVDRSLVVFRRPA